Proteins encoded by one window of Bradyrhizobium sp. B097:
- a CDS encoding FAD-dependent oxidoreductase, with amino-acid sequence MSANRPIKLAVIGRGLIGSAAARHLSKMGHEVALIGPDEPADFAQHSGVFGSHYDEGRISRTYDPQPFWRQMNRAAIARYGEITAESGVEFYREAGALHIGHRETTDVASVGKVCADEGIGCEAYQDAALAERFPFLKSTAGMLGYFEPRNAGYISPRRLVRAQTIAAERAGARVIGEPALGISESGSGVTIRTRSGSVAAERVLVAAGGHTQSLLGRSLGFTVYARTAALFRFGAAEVQRLAGMPSMRCLGPKGDNPYILPPIPYPDGQSWLKLGGDPVDRALESEAEIKDWFRSGGSVDIADRLQSQILDRIRDLKFEERRVVPCMTTFGDTGLPSIGPLSERVTVAFGCYGKSAKCSDELGRLGGMALLGEVRAELAP; translated from the coding sequence CCCGATGAGCCGGCGGATTTTGCGCAGCACAGCGGCGTCTTCGGCAGCCACTATGACGAGGGCCGCATCTCGCGGACCTACGATCCGCAGCCGTTCTGGCGGCAGATGAACCGCGCTGCGATTGCGCGCTACGGCGAGATCACGGCGGAAAGCGGTGTCGAATTCTACCGCGAAGCCGGTGCGCTTCACATCGGCCATCGCGAAACCACCGATGTCGCCTCGGTCGGCAAAGTCTGTGCCGACGAGGGGATCGGTTGTGAAGCCTATCAGGACGCGGCGCTGGCGGAGCGGTTTCCGTTCCTGAAATCGACGGCGGGAATGCTGGGCTATTTCGAGCCGCGCAATGCCGGATACATCTCACCGCGCCGCCTGGTCCGGGCGCAGACGATCGCGGCGGAGCGCGCAGGCGCCCGGGTGATCGGCGAACCGGCGCTCGGGATTTCCGAGAGCGGCTCCGGTGTGACCATCCGGACGCGATCGGGCAGCGTCGCGGCCGAGCGTGTGCTGGTTGCGGCGGGCGGGCACACCCAATCGCTGCTCGGTCGCTCGTTGGGCTTTACCGTCTATGCGCGGACCGCGGCGTTGTTTCGGTTCGGTGCGGCGGAGGTGCAACGCCTGGCCGGCATGCCGTCGATGCGTTGTCTCGGGCCGAAGGGCGACAATCCCTACATTCTGCCGCCGATCCCATATCCGGACGGCCAGAGCTGGCTGAAGCTCGGCGGCGATCCGGTCGATCGTGCGCTCGAGAGCGAGGCTGAGATCAAGGACTGGTTCCGGTCGGGCGGATCGGTTGACATCGCCGATCGGCTGCAATCCCAGATCCTTGACCGCATTCGCGACCTCAAATTCGAGGAACGCCGCGTCGTGCCCTGCATGACCACCTTCGGCGACACCGGCTTGCCCAGCATCGGACCGCTTTCCGAGCGGGTTACGGTCGCATTCGGCTGCTATGGCAAGAGCGCGAAATGTTCGGACGAATTGGGCCGGCTGGGTGGCATGGCGCTGCTCGGCGAGGTGAGGGCAGAGCTTGCCCCCTGA
- the cimA gene encoding citramalate synthase, with protein sequence MSRERLYLFDTTLRDGAQTNGVDFTLQDKQVIAGMLDALGIDYVEGGYPGANPTDTEFFSKKPAFDHARFTAFGMTRRPGRSASNDPGLAGILEAKADAICFVAKSSSYQVRVALETTNEENLASIRDSVAAAKALGREVMVDCEHFFDGYKEDRDYALACAIAAYEAGARWVVLCDTNGGTMPHEIETIVGDVVKQVPGAHVGIHAHNDTEQAVANSLAAVRAGARQIQGTLNGLGERCGNANLCSLIPTLKLKQEFADKFEIGVTTEKMATLMKVSRTLDDMLNRAPNRHAAYVGESAFVTKTGIHASAVMKDPQTYEHVLPDSVGNHRKVLVSDQAGRSNVIAELDRAGIVYDKGDPRLTRLVEELKEREAAGFAYESANASFDLLARRTLGKVPEYFKVEQFDVNVEQRYNANGQRVTVALAVVKVDVDGERLISAAEGNGPVNALDVALRKDLGKYQKYIDGLKLIDYRVRILNGGTEAVTRVLIESEDETGESWTTVGVSPNIIDASFQALMDSVFYKLVKSGAQA encoded by the coding sequence ATGAGCCGCGAGCGCCTCTATCTGTTCGACACCACGCTGCGCGACGGTGCGCAGACCAACGGCGTCGACTTCACGCTGCAGGACAAGCAGGTGATCGCCGGCATGCTCGACGCGCTCGGCATCGACTATGTCGAGGGCGGCTATCCCGGCGCCAATCCGACCGACACCGAGTTCTTCAGCAAGAAGCCTGCGTTCGACCACGCGCGCTTCACCGCGTTCGGCATGACGCGGCGGCCGGGCCGTTCGGCGTCGAACGATCCCGGGCTCGCAGGTATCCTCGAGGCCAAGGCGGACGCGATCTGCTTCGTCGCAAAATCCTCCTCCTACCAGGTCCGGGTCGCGCTCGAGACCACCAACGAGGAGAACCTCGCCTCGATCCGCGACAGCGTCGCGGCCGCGAAGGCGCTCGGCCGCGAGGTGATGGTCGACTGCGAGCATTTCTTCGACGGCTACAAGGAGGACCGCGACTATGCCCTTGCCTGCGCCATTGCGGCCTATGAGGCGGGAGCGCGCTGGGTGGTGCTGTGCGACACCAATGGTGGCACCATGCCGCACGAGATCGAGACCATCGTCGGCGATGTCGTCAAGCAGGTGCCCGGCGCTCATGTCGGTATTCACGCCCATAACGACACCGAGCAGGCGGTGGCCAATTCGCTCGCCGCGGTGCGGGCGGGCGCGCGGCAGATCCAGGGCACGCTCAACGGCCTCGGCGAGCGCTGTGGCAACGCCAATCTCTGCTCGCTGATCCCGACCCTGAAGCTGAAGCAGGAGTTTGCCGACAAGTTCGAGATCGGCGTCACCACGGAGAAGATGGCGACGCTGATGAAGGTGTCGCGCACGCTCGACGACATGCTGAACCGGGCGCCGAACCGCCATGCCGCCTACGTCGGCGAGAGCGCCTTCGTCACCAAGACCGGCATCCATGCCTCCGCAGTCATGAAGGATCCGCAGACCTATGAGCACGTGCTGCCGGATTCCGTCGGCAATCACCGCAAGGTGCTGGTCTCGGATCAGGCCGGCCGCTCCAATGTGATAGCCGAGCTCGACCGCGCCGGCATCGTCTATGACAAGGGCGATCCGCGGCTGACGCGCCTGGTCGAGGAGCTGAAGGAGCGCGAGGCCGCGGGATTTGCCTATGAATCGGCGAATGCCTCGTTCGACCTGTTGGCGCGTCGCACGCTCGGCAAGGTGCCGGAATATTTCAAGGTCGAGCAGTTCGACGTCAATGTCGAGCAGCGCTATAACGCCAACGGCCAGCGCGTCACGGTGGCGCTCGCGGTGGTGAAGGTCGATGTCGACGGCGAGCGGCTGATCTCGGCCGCCGAGGGCAACGGTCCGGTCAATGCGCTCGACGTGGCGCTGCGCAAGGACCTCGGCAAGTACCAGAAATACATCGATGGCTTGAAGCTGATCGACTATCGCGTGCGTATCCTCAATGGCGGCACCGAGGCGGTCACGCGCGTGCTGATCGAAAGCGAGGACGAGACCGGCGAGAGCTGGACCACCGTCGGCGTCTCGCCGAATATCATCGACGCCTCGTTCCAGGCGCTGATGGATTCGGTGTTCTACAAGCTGGTGAAGTCGGGCGCGCAGGCGTGA
- a CDS encoding DUF2865 domain-containing protein codes for MLAGIALPTTHALAQVPPGPPGPAPQGAQANPMCARLEGQLAAIDRGGGDPAKDEQIRRYQDAATRQQGELDRVTAQARRMGCDSSGFLSLFNNNSAQCGPVNNQIQQMRANLDQMTGNLERLRTGGLGGADRENQRRSVLTALAQNNCGPQYAAAARGPGNFIENLFGGGGGGNPSPLPPPDAQYGGQSGTFRTVCVRTCDGAYFPISFATSQARFAADEQICKAQCPAAEASLFAYRNPGEDINQAVSISGQSYSSLPNAFKYRTEFNPSCSCKAAGQSWADALKAVDDQASAAQQGDIIVTEESARKMQQRAQTKSAAGKKGAPAAAAQPQQPAAAEATAPAAPASDGQIRTVGPTFIPKRQ; via the coding sequence GTGTTGGCCGGCATCGCCCTGCCCACCACGCATGCCCTGGCGCAGGTGCCTCCGGGCCCGCCCGGCCCGGCTCCCCAAGGCGCGCAGGCCAATCCGATGTGCGCGCGCCTGGAGGGCCAGCTGGCCGCGATCGATCGCGGCGGCGGCGACCCGGCCAAGGACGAGCAGATCCGCCGCTATCAGGACGCGGCAACCCGGCAGCAGGGTGAACTCGATCGCGTGACCGCGCAGGCCCGGCGCATGGGCTGCGACAGCTCGGGATTCCTTTCGCTCTTCAACAACAACTCGGCGCAGTGCGGACCGGTCAACAACCAGATCCAGCAGATGCGCGCCAATCTCGACCAGATGACCGGAAATCTCGAGCGGCTGCGCACCGGCGGGCTCGGCGGCGCCGATCGCGAGAACCAGCGCCGCTCGGTGTTGACCGCGCTGGCGCAGAACAATTGCGGCCCGCAATACGCGGCGGCCGCGCGCGGCCCGGGCAATTTCATCGAGAACCTGTTCGGCGGCGGCGGTGGCGGCAATCCCAGTCCGCTGCCCCCGCCCGACGCGCAATATGGCGGACAGTCCGGCACCTTCCGCACCGTCTGCGTCCGCACCTGCGACGGCGCCTACTTCCCGATCTCGTTCGCGACCTCACAGGCGCGCTTTGCCGCCGACGAGCAAATCTGCAAGGCGCAGTGCCCGGCCGCGGAGGCCAGCCTGTTCGCCTACCGCAATCCAGGCGAAGACATCAACCAGGCGGTCTCGATCAGTGGCCAGTCCTACTCGTCGCTGCCGAACGCGTTCAAGTACCGCACCGAGTTCAATCCGTCCTGCTCCTGCAAGGCAGCCGGCCAGAGCTGGGCGGACGCGCTGAAGGCGGTCGACGACCAGGCGTCCGCCGCGCAGCAGGGCGACATCATCGTCACCGAGGAGAGCGCGCGGAAGATGCAGCAGCGCGCCCAGACCAAGTCCGCGGCCGGCAAGAAGGGCGCGCCGGCAGCGGCGGCTCAACCGCAGCAGCCCGCCGCCGCCGAGGCCACGGCGCCGGCAGCGCCCGCGAGCGACGGCCAGATCCGCACGGTCGGCCCGACCTTCATCCCGAAGAGGCAGTAG
- a CDS encoding GNAT family N-acetyltransferase: MSRSAPALRPYLPDDAPLLAAIFAASIMDLTGDDYSEAQQEAWAMAADDEEAFGKKLAGQLTLIATLQGAPVGFASLKGADHIDMLYVHPSAVGQGAGSALCDALERIASARGTKALKVDASDTALEFFRKRGYVAQQRNTITVNDEWLANTTMQKTLDGVAVPGGHA; encoded by the coding sequence ATGAGCCGATCCGCACCCGCATTGCGTCCCTATCTGCCTGACGACGCGCCGCTGCTGGCGGCGATCTTCGCGGCGTCGATCATGGACCTGACCGGCGACGACTACAGCGAGGCGCAGCAGGAAGCCTGGGCGATGGCCGCCGACGACGAGGAGGCCTTCGGCAAGAAGCTCGCCGGCCAGCTGACCCTGATCGCGACATTGCAGGGCGCGCCGGTCGGCTTCGCCTCGCTGAAGGGGGCCGATCACATCGACATGCTCTATGTGCATCCGAGCGCGGTCGGGCAGGGTGCAGGCAGCGCGCTGTGCGATGCGCTGGAGAGGATCGCGAGTGCCCGCGGCACCAAGGCTCTCAAGGTCGATGCCAGCGACACTGCGCTCGAATTCTTCCGCAAGCGCGGCTACGTCGCGCAGCAGCGCAATACGATCACCGTCAACGACGAATGGCTCGCCAACACCACGATGCAGAAGACGCTCGACGGCGTTGCCGTGCCCGGAGGCCACGCATGA
- a CDS encoding NAD+ synthase — MSEQQIKITLAQLNPTVGDVTGNAAKARAARDKAKADGADLVVLSELFIAGYPPEDLVLKPAFQSACRAAIEELARETKDGGPAMLIGTPWVEDGKLYNACALLDGGRIAALRFKANLPNYGVFDEKRLFARGPASGPVTVRGVRIGVPICEDIWLEESEDYENVVECLAETGAEILIVPNGSPYARDKTDLRLSIVVARVTESGLPLIYLNEMGGQDELIFDGASFALNADLSVAAQLPAFEENITTLTWRKTADGWRCNGPITAQLEGDKADYAACVLGLRDYVRKNGFPGVLLGVSGGIDSALCAAIAVDALGADKVRGVMLPFRYTAQVSLDDAAKLAAALGIRYEILPIADAVNGFEKILAPVFAGMERDITEENLQARARGTLLMAISNKTGAMVVTTGNKSEMSVGYATLYGDMNGGFNPIKDIYKTEVFRLSSLRNEWKPDGALGPSGEVIPVNIIIRPPTAELRENQTDQDSLPPYEVLDAILERLVEREEPLATIIEAGFDRDVVTRVDRLLNIAEYKRRQAAPGVKVTRKNFGRDRRYPITNRFRDFGKALPEPDEKLVTRGSRASAEAFEG; from the coding sequence ATGAGCGAACAACAGATCAAGATCACCCTGGCGCAACTCAATCCGACGGTCGGTGACGTCACCGGCAACGCCGCGAAAGCGCGTGCCGCGCGCGACAAGGCGAAGGCCGACGGTGCCGACCTCGTGGTGCTGTCGGAGCTGTTCATCGCCGGCTATCCGCCGGAGGATCTGGTGCTCAAGCCGGCGTTCCAGTCGGCCTGCCGCGCCGCGATCGAGGAGCTGGCGCGCGAGACCAAAGACGGCGGCCCGGCGATGCTGATCGGCACGCCCTGGGTCGAAGACGGCAAGCTCTATAACGCCTGCGCGCTGCTCGACGGCGGACGCATCGCCGCGCTGCGCTTCAAGGCCAATTTGCCGAATTACGGCGTGTTCGACGAGAAGCGGCTGTTCGCGCGCGGCCCGGCATCGGGCCCGGTGACGGTGCGCGGTGTGCGCATCGGCGTGCCGATCTGCGAGGACATCTGGCTCGAGGAATCCGAGGACTACGAGAACGTCGTCGAGTGCCTGGCCGAGACCGGCGCCGAGATCCTGATCGTACCGAACGGCTCGCCCTATGCCCGCGACAAGACCGATCTGCGGCTGTCGATCGTGGTGGCGCGCGTCACCGAGAGCGGGCTGCCGCTGATCTATCTCAATGAGATGGGCGGCCAGGACGAGCTGATCTTCGACGGCGCCTCGTTTGCGCTGAATGCCGATCTCTCCGTCGCGGCGCAGCTTCCGGCGTTCGAGGAGAACATCACGACGCTGACCTGGCGCAAGACCGCGGATGGCTGGCGCTGCAACGGGCCGATCACGGCGCAGCTCGAGGGCGACAAGGCGGATTACGCGGCCTGCGTGCTCGGCCTGCGCGACTATGTCCGCAAGAACGGTTTTCCCGGCGTGCTGCTCGGCGTCTCCGGCGGCATCGACTCGGCGCTGTGCGCGGCGATCGCGGTCGATGCGCTCGGCGCCGACAAGGTGCGTGGCGTGATGCTGCCGTTCCGCTACACCGCGCAGGTCTCGCTCGACGATGCCGCCAAGCTCGCCGCCGCGCTCGGCATCCGCTACGAGATCCTGCCGATTGCCGACGCCGTCAACGGGTTCGAGAAGATCCTGGCGCCGGTGTTCGCCGGCATGGAGCGCGACATCACCGAGGAGAATTTGCAGGCGCGCGCCCGTGGCACGCTGTTGATGGCGATCTCCAACAAGACCGGCGCCATGGTGGTGACAACAGGCAACAAGTCGGAAATGTCGGTCGGCTACGCCACGCTGTACGGCGACATGAACGGCGGCTTCAACCCGATCAAGGACATCTACAAGACCGAGGTGTTCCGCCTGTCGAGCCTGCGCAATGAATGGAAACCGGACGGCGCGCTCGGGCCGTCGGGCGAGGTGATCCCGGTCAACATCATCATCCGGCCGCCGACCGCGGAGTTGCGCGAGAACCAGACCGACCAGGATTCGCTGCCGCCCTATGAGGTGCTGGATGCGATCCTCGAACGGCTGGTGGAGCGCGAGGAGCCGCTTGCGACCATCATCGAGGCCGGCTTCGACCGCGATGTGGTGACCCGCGTCGATCGCCTGCTCAACATCGCCGAATACAAGCGGCGGCAGGCGGCACCGGGGGTGAAGGTCACGCGGAAAAACTTCGGCCGCGACCGCCGCTATCCCATCACCAACCGCTTCCGCGATTTCGGCAAGGCGCTGCCGGAGCCGGACGAGAAGCTGGTGACGCGCGGCTCGCGCGCGTCGGCTGAAGCGTTCGAGGGCTGA
- the cysS gene encoding cysteine--tRNA ligase, with amino-acid sequence MDLRLYDTLTREKRPFVPLDADNVRMYACGPTVYDFAHIGNGRAAVVFDVLFRALRHRYGTGHVTYVRNITDVDDKINVRAARDYPGVPLNEAIRKVTEQTYQQYQDDVSALGCLPPTVQPRATEHIPEMRAIIEKLVAGGFAYVAEDHVLFSPQAMNAANSTLPRYGALSKRSLDEMIAGARVDVAPYKRDNTDFVLWKPSKPGEPSWPSPAGIAVEGRPGWHIECSAMAWKHLGEKFDIHGGGIDLVFPHHENELAQTCCAFHTDRMANVWMHNGFLQIESEKMSKSLGNFFTIRDLLADWPGEVLRLSMLRTHYRSPLDWTLKSAEEAARTLDDWYAVAADAESGAPSPAMVEALYDDLNTAQAMAVLHSLRNAAASNEASRKEFAGSLRLLGFLSESAAAWKGRKEQASGVDVAAVEALIAERTAARARKDFKESDRIRDQLAAMGVAIKDGKDAEGKPITTWEVAR; translated from the coding sequence ATGGATTTGCGCCTCTACGATACGCTGACCCGGGAGAAGCGGCCGTTCGTGCCGCTCGATGCCGATAACGTCCGCATGTATGCCTGCGGACCGACGGTCTACGACTTCGCGCATATCGGCAACGGCCGGGCGGCTGTTGTCTTTGACGTGCTGTTCCGCGCGCTGCGCCATCGCTATGGCACAGGTCACGTCACCTATGTCCGCAACATCACGGACGTCGACGACAAGATCAACGTGCGCGCCGCGCGGGACTATCCCGGCGTGCCGCTGAACGAGGCGATCCGCAAGGTCACCGAGCAGACCTATCAGCAGTACCAGGACGATGTCTCTGCGCTGGGCTGCTTGCCGCCGACCGTGCAGCCGCGCGCCACCGAGCACATCCCGGAGATGCGCGCGATCATCGAGAAGCTGGTCGCCGGCGGCTTTGCCTATGTCGCCGAGGATCACGTGCTGTTTTCGCCGCAGGCGATGAACGCGGCTAACTCCACGCTGCCGCGCTACGGCGCGCTGTCGAAGCGCTCGCTCGACGAGATGATCGCGGGCGCCCGCGTCGATGTTGCGCCCTACAAGCGCGACAACACCGACTTCGTGCTGTGGAAGCCGTCGAAGCCGGGCGAGCCGTCCTGGCCGTCACCGGCTGGCATTGCCGTCGAGGGCCGGCCCGGCTGGCACATCGAGTGCTCGGCGATGGCCTGGAAGCATCTGGGTGAGAAGTTCGACATCCATGGCGGCGGCATCGACCTGGTGTTCCCGCACCATGAGAACGAGCTCGCGCAGACCTGCTGCGCGTTCCATACCGACCGCATGGCCAATGTCTGGATGCACAACGGCTTCCTGCAGATCGAAAGCGAGAAGATGTCGAAGTCGCTCGGCAACTTCTTCACGATCCGCGATCTGCTGGCCGATTGGCCGGGCGAGGTGCTGCGTCTCAGCATGCTCAGGACGCATTACCGGTCGCCGCTCGACTGGACGCTGAAGAGCGCGGAAGAAGCCGCAAGGACGCTCGACGACTGGTATGCGGTCGCGGCCGACGCCGAGTCCGGAGCGCCGTCGCCGGCGATGGTCGAGGCGCTCTACGACGATCTCAACACGGCGCAGGCCATGGCCGTGCTGCACAGCTTGCGCAATGCTGCCGCGAGCAATGAAGCAAGCCGCAAGGAATTTGCCGGTTCGCTGCGGCTCCTCGGCTTCCTGTCGGAGAGCGCGGCGGCGTGGAAGGGTCGCAAGGAGCAAGCCAGTGGCGTCGATGTTGCCGCGGTCGAGGCGCTGATCGCCGAGCGCACCGCGGCGCGTGCGCGCAAGGACTTCAAGGAATCCGATCGGATCCGCGATCAGCTCGCCGCGATGGGCGTGGCGATCAAGGACGGCAAGGATGCCGAAGGAAAGCCGATCACGACCTGGGAGGTCGCGCGATGA